In a single window of the Populus alba chromosome 16, ASM523922v2, whole genome shotgun sequence genome:
- the LOC118036645 gene encoding calcium-transporting ATPase 12, plasma membrane-type, whose protein sequence is MTSSSETSREMDPESLEIGLLRPALIPAPRNVLRSAILVLRAGHVFFSKAYNDKKETLDSPRVLLSSPSHRNLEVAGIEEISPTPQVCPDIPSNDEVGNATSDIKLQHENIANIVKGRDLDSLHAYGGVRGIAEAFETDLENGITGEIGDLSRRRTNAIYKTTVPAARNFLELLKKSSNRHTIFLLIVSAALSLGFGIKEEGPRTGWYEGVLIILAIIILVIVPAVRDFLGDNSENLLGEQRLRRKREMEVNVLRGGKQLKVPALDLVIGDIVSLERGCPIPGDGLFVSGKDLKLDDSFQSDVNEQNPFLFYGSKVIEGQGNMLVTSMGLNTKLGEMISKASKSRRLPAQLDKVSKHTEIAGLATSILILVVLFLRFKAGKKNEDSGLPEFKGEQNPKEVPELIKRIVWKPSGKISTLTTCLTTFLVGVVEGVPFFIRLAIYYWNNKIPSTKAVVQEQLTGVTMGSVTTICIDKTSWLTMNPQEFEVDECWIDETVIRENSAIPEQVKDAFCIGISTSSGNDQESLVSWCERKFGINMESLKQSYTIIGKKLSSGDEGNGVLVREKEGNETKKFLYLKGLGPEILKRCSRHYNSEGKLVDMDTEKMSAFENIINDMHSKHLKTIALAYKTTDDETPDQDDRLIWIGLLGLKDKYREETIEEVEACRNAGVNIVLVSEDSESVIEDIAKKYKMLRFSDRPLEHGVETFRSFSDEQRKNVVNKICVMGNSLPSDKLLLVHCLKQQGHTVAFVGVRTDDAPSLKEADVGIVTGTGSSELVKGSSELIILDGNLGFLVWILKGGRCIYGNIHKYIQVEVTITISGLVISTVTTIFFGYAPMTGIQMIWVNLVVAVLGGLALLTEPPSQKLMQRPPIRPSEPFITKAMWRNIIIQASYQVSILLAFQFKGQAILNINEDVSKAMIFSSFLLCQLSNQFNAREQKLKNLVKGVQQNLWFWVASVLTVVLQVVFIEISHHIFGFARLNGLQWSICFLIGALSCVTDWAVNITWGVIKVKLRRSSSLAGSEPPQSTSILELPLIAENSSPPAS, encoded by the exons ATGACAAGTAGTAGCGAAACAAGTCGGGAGATGGACCCCGAATCTCTAGAGATAGGACTGCTACGGCCAGCATTAATTCCAGCGCCAAGGAATGTTTTGCGGTCTGCTATCTTGGTTCTACGAGCAGGGCACGTTTTCTTCTCCAAAGCCTACAACGATAAGAAGGAGACTCTTGATTCTCCAAGAGTCTTGCTGTCATCTCCATCTCACAGG AATTTGGAGGTAGCTGGAATTGAAGAAATCTCACCAACACCTCAAGTTTGTCCTGATATCCCTTCCAATGATGAGGTCGGCAATGCTACGAGCGATATCAAACTACAACATGAAAACATTGCCAATATAGTAAAGGGACGGGACCTAGATTCCTTGCATGCATATGGTGGCGTCCGAGGTATTGCAGAGGCTTTTGAGACAGATTTAGAGAATGGAATCACTGGAGAGATTGGAGATCTAAGTCGACGCAGAACCAATGCAATCTACAAAACGACAGTCCCTGCAGCAAGAAACTTCTTGGAGTTGCTCAAGAAATCCAGCAATAGGCACACCATCTTCCTTCTCATCGTATCAGCAGCTCTGTCCCTCGGCTTCGGGATCAAGGAGGAGGGCCCGAGGACTGGTTGGTATGAAGGAGTCCTCATAATTCTTGCAATCATCATACTTGTGATCGTTCCAGCAGTGCGTGATTTTCTGGGTGATAATTCAGAGAACCTGTTAGGAGAGCAGAGACTacggagaaaaagagagatggaaGTCAATGTTTTAAGAGGAGGAAAACAGTTGAAAGTACCAGCCTTAGATCTTGTGATTGGAGACATAGTATCCTTGGAACGGGGATGCCCTATTCCTGGTGATGGTTTGTTTGTATCTGGCAAAGACTTAAAATTGGATGACAGCTTTCAATCCGATGTTAATGAACAGAATCCATTTCTCTTCTATGGTTCCAAGGTGATTGAGGGGCAGGGTAACATGTTGGTGACATCCATGGGACTGAACACAAAATTGGGTGAGATGATAAGCAAGGCCAGCAAGAGCAGGCGATTACCAGCTCAGCTCGACAAGGTGAGCAAGCACACAGAAATAGCTGGGCTCGCAACCTCTATTCTTATCTTGGTAGTGTTGTTCCTGCGATTTAAAGCTGGAAAGAAAAATGAGGATTCGGGCTTGCCAGAATTCAAGGGAGAACAGAATCCAAAGGAGGTTCCGGAACTTATCAAGAGAATTGTTTGGAAACCGAGCGGGAAAATCAGTACCTTGACAACTTGCCTGACTACTTTCCTGGTAGGGGTGGTAGAAGGAGTGCCATTTTTCATCAGGCTTGCCATTTATTATTGGAATAACAAGATCCCATCCACCAAGGCTGTCGTGCAAGAACAATTGACAGGTGTTACCATGGGCTCAGTTACAACTATTTGCATTGACAAAACTAGTTGGCTAACAATGAACCCACAGGAATTCGAAGTTGATGAGTGCTGGATTGATGAGACAGTAATTAGAGAAAACTCTGCAATACCTGAACAAGTTAAGGATGCATTCTGTATTGGTATCAGCACGAGCTCAGGTAATGATCAGGAATCGCTGGTTTCCTGGTGTGAACGGAAATTCGGGATTAACATGGAGAGTTTGAAGCAAAGTTACACCATTATCGGGAAAAAGTTGAGCTCTGGTGACGAAGGGAATGGAGTTTTGGTGAGGGAGAAAGAAGGCAATGAAACCAAGAAATTCCTGTATTTGAAAGGACTGGGACCGGAGATATTGAAAAGGTGCTCCCGGCACTACAATAGTGAAGGGAAACTAGTGGACATGGACACAGAGAAAATGTCGGCTTTTGAGAATATTATTAATGACATGCACTCCAAGCATCTAAAAACCATTGCCCTTGCTTATAAGACAACAGATGATGAAACTCCTGATCAGGATGATCGCTTGATATGGATAGGACTTCTGGGTCTGAAGGACAAATACCGGGAAGAGACTATAGAAGAAGTTGAAGCTTGTAGAAATGCTGGTGTCAACATCGTACTTGTCTCAGAGGACAGCGAGTCAGTAATAGAAGACatagctaaaaaatataaaatgcttAGGTTCTCAGACAGACCATTGGAACATGGAGTGGAAACTTTTCGAAGTTTCAGCGATGAACAGAGAAAGAATGTGGTCAATAAAATCTGTGTGATGGGAAACTCTCTCCCTTCTGACAAGCTCCTTCTAGTGCATTGTCTGAAACAACAAGGCCACACAGTAGCATTTGTTGGAGTGAGAACAGATGATGCTCCCTCACTCAAAGAAGCAGACGTGGGAATTGTGACTGGAACTGGGAGTAGTGAGTTGGTCAAGGGGAGTTCTGAATTGATCATCTTGGATGGAAATTTAGGCTTCTTGGTATGGATTTTGAAGGGGGGGCGATGTATTTATGGCAACATTCACAAGTATATCCAAGTTGAGGTCACCATAACTATTTCAGGGTTAGTGATAAGCACTGTCACCACAATATTTTTCGGGTATGCTCCAATGACAGGGATTCAGATGATCTGGGTGAACCTGGTGGTGGCTGTCCTTGGTGGCTTGGCTTTGTTAACTGAGCCCCCAAGTCAGAAACTGATGCAGAGGCCACCGATCAGACCATCCGAACCTTTCATCACAAAGGCCATGTGGAGGAACATAATCATACAAGCTTCCTATCAGGTTTCCATTTTGTTAGCCTTTCAGTTCAAAGGGCAAGCTATTCTAAATATCAACGAGGATGTTAGCAAAGCCATGATCTTCAGTAGTTTTCTTCTCTGCCAACTTTCCAACCAATTCAATGCCAGGGAGCAGAAACTGAAGAATTTAGTCAAGGGTGTCCAACAGAACCTATGGTTTTGGGTGGCCTCAGTTCTGACCGTGGTGCTGCAGGTGGTATTCATTGAGATTTCACATCACATCTTTGGGTTTGCAAGGTTGAATGGTCTGCAGTGGAGCATCTGTTTCCTTATTGGGGCACTTTCATGTGTGACAGATTGGGCTGTAAACATTACCTGGGGTGTCATCAAGGTTAAGCTAAGAAGATCAAGTTCACTCGCTGGATCAGAACCTCCACAATCTACAAGCATTCTCGAGCTTCCACTCATTGCTGAGAATTCATCACCACCCGCTTCTTAG